One segment of candidate division KSB1 bacterium DNA contains the following:
- a CDS encoding DUF1697 domain-containing protein, which translates to MKTYIILLRGVTPTGKNKVLMAPLRAALENAGLKDVKTYIQSGNIIATSGLSQSEVEKLVHEVINKHFGGDIVVLARTASQFRNILAHNPFKKADTAKLYLTLLAVKPEGRLVKEFLAPGYSPDQVKVIGDVVYVLCATKYRDSKANNSFIERKLRVAATTRIYNTISKLVELSKGMKK; encoded by the coding sequence ATGAAAACCTATATCATTCTATTGCGTGGCGTCACGCCCACCGGCAAAAACAAAGTGCTCATGGCGCCCTTGCGCGCTGCGCTTGAGAACGCCGGGCTCAAGGATGTGAAAACGTACATTCAAAGCGGCAACATCATTGCCACCTCAGGCTTGAGTCAGTCCGAAGTTGAAAAACTTGTGCATGAGGTAATCAATAAACACTTTGGCGGAGACATCGTGGTTCTCGCGAGAACGGCGAGCCAATTTCGCAACATACTCGCGCACAATCCATTTAAGAAAGCCGATACCGCAAAACTCTATTTGACGCTGCTCGCCGTCAAACCTGAAGGGCGTTTGGTCAAAGAGTTCCTCGCTCCAGGGTATTCGCCAGATCAGGTGAAGGTGATCGGCGACGTGGTGTACGTTCTCTGTGCCACCAAATACAGGGACTCGAAGGCAAACAACAGTTTTATCGAACGAAAGCTCAGAGTGGCGGCGACGACGCGCATCTACAATACCATATCGAAGCTTGTTGAGTTGAGCAAAGGGATGAAAAAATAA
- a CDS encoding DUF1801 domain-containing protein — MKKTASSLKRAPAKDVDAYLASAPKELRPVLENLRQAIKAVAPKAEEVISYQIPTYKYHGPLVHFMARASHCSFITVNKEVLKKFKAELENFDTSGTTIHFTAENPLPAALVKKIVKARVAENEAQAKLKRK, encoded by the coding sequence ATGAAAAAAACTGCTTCAAGCCTAAAACGCGCGCCAGCCAAAGACGTCGATGCATATCTTGCCTCGGCGCCAAAAGAGTTGCGGCCGGTTCTCGAAAATTTGCGCCAGGCCATCAAAGCCGTAGCGCCAAAGGCCGAAGAGGTGATCAGCTACCAAATTCCGACCTACAAGTATCACGGGCCATTGGTTCATTTTATGGCGCGTGCGAGTCATTGCAGCTTCATTACGGTGAATAAAGAGGTTTTGAAAAAATTCAAAGCCGAGCTTGAAAATTTTGACACGTCCGGAACCACGATCCATTTCACGGCTGAGAATCCGCTTCCGGCTGCGCTCGTCAAGAAAATCGTCAAAGCGAGAGTTGCCGAGAATGAAGCGCAGGCCAAACTGAAACGGAAGTGA
- a CDS encoding DUF1801 domain-containing protein: MTSKKARPTNIAEYIDAAPKEAQKKLREMLACIRKAAPGAKEGLKWGMPAFSYRRILVTFKAFKHHIGFYPTPSAVKAFAKELAQFKTASASIQFPLDKPLPLALIRKITAFRVKESLEQDAKWRT; encoded by the coding sequence ATGACTTCAAAAAAAGCACGACCGACAAACATCGCGGAATACATTGATGCCGCGCCGAAAGAGGCGCAGAAGAAACTGCGTGAAATGCTGGCGTGCATTCGCAAAGCCGCGCCCGGAGCCAAAGAAGGCCTGAAGTGGGGAATGCCGGCTTTCTCGTATCGAAGAATACTCGTCACGTTCAAAGCCTTCAAGCATCACATCGGTTTTTATCCCACGCCCTCGGCGGTGAAAGCCTTTGCGAAAGAGCTGGCGCAGTTCAAGACGGCGAGCGCTTCGATCCAGTTTCCGCTCGACAAGCCGCTGCCGCTCGCGCTCATTCGCAAGATCACCGCGTTTCGCGTGAAGGAAAGTCTCGAGCAGGATGCGAAATGGCGAACATGA
- a CDS encoding DNA alkylation repair protein, producing MANMKRKQTTAELLLKDKEDLMHKAAGGWLREAGKQDRARLLRFLDQHAATMPRTFLRYALEHLDKKQREHYMSLKKETK from the coding sequence ATGGCGAACATGAAAAGGAAACAAACAACCGCCGAGCTGCTGCTCAAAGACAAAGAAGATTTGATGCACAAAGCCGCGGGCGGCTGGCTGCGCGAGGCCGGCAAACAAGATCGCGCGAGGCTGCTCCGCTTTTTGGATCAACACGCCGCAACGATGCCGCGCACTTTCTTGCGCTATGCGCTTGAGCATCTCGATAAAAAGCAGCGCGAGCATTACATGAGCTTGAAGAAGGAAACAAAATGA
- a CDS encoding dienelactone hydrolase family protein has protein sequence MNQFAGCCKVEVFDKENDITFPTLVMYPTNTASTPVAFGPFSLEVAMDAPIAEGRFPVVIISHGSGGSNLTHRTLGMHLAMNGFVVCMPEHPFNNRHNNDLQYTVQNMIYRPLHIRVAIDEIFSHEKFKSHLDFENVAIIGHSVGGYTALALAGGAPHTQALAELCQKPASAEEPYWIGLLRKNGITSQPIAVTADRRVKALVLFGPDVSLFMSEGALREVHAPVLLLVAEKDYMPQETIAVLRDGLPERAQLTYRVVKNAGHYSFLSPFPEAMKSRVGEAAKDPAGFDREKFHQELNLEVLSFLQKIFEGATHAR, from the coding sequence ATGAATCAATTTGCCGGTTGCTGCAAAGTGGAAGTGTTCGATAAAGAAAATGATATCACATTTCCGACGTTGGTCATGTATCCCACGAACACGGCATCAACACCCGTTGCGTTCGGGCCGTTTTCATTGGAGGTGGCGATGGATGCGCCGATTGCGGAGGGCCGCTTTCCGGTGGTGATTATTTCGCACGGCTCCGGCGGTTCCAATTTAACGCATCGCACGCTCGGCATGCATTTGGCCATGAATGGATTTGTCGTGTGCATGCCCGAGCATCCATTCAATAATCGCCACAACAATGATTTGCAATACACCGTTCAGAACATGATTTACCGGCCACTACATATCCGCGTGGCGATTGATGAAATTTTCTCCCATGAAAAATTTAAATCGCATCTCGACTTTGAGAACGTTGCCATCATCGGCCATTCCGTGGGTGGATACACCGCGTTGGCGCTGGCGGGCGGCGCGCCGCATACGCAAGCGCTCGCTGAACTTTGTCAAAAACCGGCAAGCGCAGAGGAGCCGTATTGGATTGGCCTCCTGCGAAAAAATGGAATCACCTCGCAGCCCATCGCCGTCACCGCGGATCGCCGCGTGAAAGCGCTCGTGCTCTTTGGGCCGGATGTGAGTCTGTTCATGTCCGAAGGCGCATTGCGCGAAGTTCATGCCCCGGTTTTGTTGCTCGTGGCCGAGAAAGATTACATGCCGCAAGAAACGATTGCCGTGCTGCGCGATGGCCTTCCCGAACGCGCGCAGCTCACTTACCGAGTCGTCAAAAATGCCGGACATTATTCTTTCCTCAGCCCGTTTCCCGAAGCGATGAAAAGCAGAGTCGGCGAGGCCGCGAAAGATCCGGCAGGCTTTGATCGTGAGAAATTCCACCAAGAATTGAATCTGGAAGTTTTAAGCTTTTTGCAGAAAATTTTCGAAGGAGCGACACATGCCAGATAA
- a CDS encoding nuclear transport factor 2 family protein: MPDNNPNEIQTLEAVSAAWEQAIISNDAEAIGRFMADDWVIVSERGVTTKEKFLAVVASGDLTHETFKGEIISVRQYGEAAVLMGRVRNNGHYKGQPFSSDEWTTDAFVKRNGRWLCVHSHITTVKEA, encoded by the coding sequence ATGCCAGATAACAATCCCAACGAAATCCAAACACTCGAAGCGGTTTCAGCGGCATGGGAGCAGGCCATAATCTCCAACGACGCCGAGGCAATCGGCCGTTTCATGGCGGATGATTGGGTCATCGTTTCGGAGCGCGGCGTGACGACAAAGGAAAAATTTCTCGCCGTGGTCGCCTCGGGTGATTTGACGCACGAAACCTTCAAGGGAGAAATTATCTCGGTTCGCCAATACGGCGAGGCCGCGGTTTTGATGGGACGCGTTCGAAACAACGGCCACTACAAGGGCCAGCCGTTCAGCTCCGACGAGTGGACGACCGACGCGTTTGTAAAACGCAATGGCAGATGGCTTTGCGTTCACAGCCATATTACAACGGTAAAAGAAGCTTAA
- a CDS encoding SRPBCC domain-containing protein — protein sequence MEKLHFSITINAPKAKVWSTMLDDATYRVWTEAFNPGSHYVGDWSKGSKILFLGPDPNTGKIGGMVSRIKENRLHEYISIEHLGMVQDGVEDTTSEAVKAWAGAHENYTFKEKSGKTEVLVDIDITEEFKEMFEGMWPNALQKLKELAEK from the coding sequence ATGGAGAAGTTGCATTTTTCAATCACGATCAACGCGCCGAAAGCAAAGGTGTGGAGTACGATGCTCGACGACGCCACCTATCGCGTGTGGACCGAAGCCTTTAACCCCGGCTCGCATTATGTCGGCGACTGGAGCAAGGGGAGCAAAATCCTTTTCCTCGGGCCGGACCCGAACACCGGCAAGATCGGCGGCATGGTGAGCCGCATCAAGGAAAACCGCTTGCACGAGTACATCTCGATCGAGCATCTCGGCATGGTGCAAGACGGCGTCGAAGACACGACCAGCGAGGCGGTGAAAGCCTGGGCCGGCGCACATGAAAATTACACCTTCAAAGAGAAAAGCGGCAAAACCGAAGTTTTAGTCGACATCGACATCACGGAAGAATTCAAAGAAATGTTCGAAGGCATGTGGCCGAACGCGTTGCAAAAACTCAAAGAGCTGGCGGAGAAATAA
- a CDS encoding exo-alpha-sialidase, with the protein MSGVRVLVGTKKGAFILISDGKRQKWEVNGPLFAGWEIYHIKGSSVDPNRIYASQTSGWFGQIIQRSDDGGKTWSTPGGEKMPDNYGPPAGISNKFVYDTNAAPLTTHQWYDGTQHPWEFKRVWHLEPSPSDPDIVYAGVEDAAIFRSTDGAQSWHELPGLRGHGTGPQWAPGAGGMGLHTILIDPGNQNRMYVAISAAGCFRTDDGGKTWKPINRGLKSNYIPDPDAEVGHCVHRIAMHPARPHVLFMQKHWDVMRSDDAGESWYEVSGNLPTDFGFPIEVHAHEPETIYVVPIKSDSEHFPPDGKLRVYRSRTGGNEWEALTKGLPQSNCYVNILRDAMAVDALDECGIYFGTTGGQVYCSADAGDTWAPIVRDLPAVLSVEVQTLP; encoded by the coding sequence ATGAGCGGAGTGCGAGTTTTAGTGGGCACCAAGAAGGGCGCGTTTATTCTCATCTCGGACGGCAAGCGTCAAAAGTGGGAGGTGAACGGTCCGTTATTCGCGGGCTGGGAGATTTATCATATTAAAGGCTCGTCAGTGGATCCGAATCGCATTTACGCCTCACAGACCAGCGGCTGGTTCGGACAGATTATTCAGCGTTCGGATGATGGCGGCAAAACGTGGAGCACGCCGGGCGGCGAGAAGATGCCCGATAATTACGGTCCTCCTGCTGGAATCAGCAACAAATTCGTCTACGATACCAATGCCGCGCCGCTAACCACGCATCAGTGGTACGACGGCACGCAGCATCCGTGGGAGTTCAAGCGCGTGTGGCATCTCGAACCCTCGCCCAGCGATCCGGATATTGTTTATGCCGGCGTCGAGGACGCCGCGATCTTCCGTTCGACCGACGGTGCGCAATCCTGGCACGAACTTCCCGGCCTGCGCGGACATGGCACCGGGCCGCAATGGGCACCCGGTGCCGGCGGCATGGGGCTGCACACCATTCTCATTGATCCCGGCAATCAGAATCGCATGTATGTGGCGATTTCTGCGGCGGGTTGTTTTCGCACGGATGATGGCGGCAAAACCTGGAAGCCGATCAATCGCGGCTTGAAATCAAACTACATTCCCGACCCGGACGCGGAGGTGGGCCATTGCGTGCACCGCATCGCCATGCACCCCGCGCGACCGCATGTGCTGTTCATGCAGAAGCATTGGGACGTGATGCGCAGCGATGATGCCGGTGAGTCGTGGTATGAAGTGAGCGGCAATTTGCCGACTGATTTCGGCTTCCCGATCGAGGTGCACGCGCATGAGCCGGAAACCATCTATGTCGTCCCGATCAAAAGCGACTCGGAGCATTTTCCGCCCGACGGGAAGCTGCGCGTCTACCGCAGCCGCACGGGCGGCAACGAATGGGAGGCACTCACGAAAGGTTTGCCGCAAAGCAATTGTTACGTTAACATCCTGCGCGACGCGATGGCAGTTGACGCGCTCGATGAATGCGGCATCTACTTCGGCACCACCGGCGGCCAGGTGTATTGCTCGGCGGATGCAGGAGACACCTGGGCGCCCATTGTTCGCGATCTGCCGGCGGTGCTGTCGGTGGAGGTGCAGACTCTGCCGTAG
- a CDS encoding MoaD/ThiS family protein gives MIRVIIPYHLRTLAQTGNEVQLKVEEPVTICAVLDALEARYPMLRGTIRDHVTRQRRPFLRFFVCEEDWSLEPPDKVLPEAIVSGREPFIVLGSIAGG, from the coding sequence ATGATCAGAGTCATCATCCCCTATCATCTCCGTACGCTGGCACAAACCGGCAACGAGGTGCAGCTCAAAGTTGAAGAGCCGGTCACGATCTGTGCGGTCCTCGATGCCCTCGAGGCGCGCTATCCCATGTTGCGGGGAACGATCCGTGACCATGTGACGCGGCAGCGCCGGCCGTTTCTGCGCTTTTTCGTTTGCGAGGAAGACTGGTCGCTCGAGCCGCCGGACAAAGTGCTGCCCGAGGCCATTGTTTCCGGCCGGGAGCCTTTTATTGTTCTGGGATCGATTGCCGGGGGGTAG